A DNA window from Halomicrobium mukohataei DSM 12286 contains the following coding sequences:
- a CDS encoding DUF7545 family protein, with amino-acid sequence MTDDTVTVTLEAGEERDELTVPTALVDMLREGEESDPEVVGDIAMFGMAQRIHGAVHHAQGEPDAEIESVNETAMELFEERFGATFSELTGHDH; translated from the coding sequence ATGACAGACGACACTGTCACCGTGACACTCGAAGCCGGCGAAGAACGCGACGAACTGACCGTCCCGACCGCGCTCGTGGACATGCTCCGAGAAGGCGAAGAGTCCGACCCGGAAGTCGTCGGCGACATCGCGATGTTCGGCATGGCCCAGCGGATCCACGGTGCCGTCCACCACGCACAGGGCGAACCCGACGCCGAGATCGAGTCCGTCAACGAGACCGCGATGGAACTGTTCGAAGAGCGCTTCGGCGCGACCTTCTCCGAGCTGACCGGCCACGATCACTAA
- a CDS encoding 2,5-diamino-6-(ribosylamino)-4(3H)-pyrimidinone 5'-phosphate reductase produces MHVVVNAAMSADGKLSTRRREQIEISGTRDFDRVDELRAESDAVMVGVGTVLADDPSLTLDDPERQRAREDRGEPANPARVVADSQVRTPPDARVLDEAALTYLLVSQAALTDFVTQMEDVGATVIVAGEDRVDLVTALAKLEGDGIDQLMVEGGGELIFSLFEEGLVDELSVFVGSTVIGGRDAPTLADGEGFVEEFPALSLDGVERVDDGVLLSWTVTDAA; encoded by the coding sequence ATGCACGTGGTCGTCAACGCCGCCATGAGCGCCGACGGGAAGCTGTCGACGCGCCGCCGCGAACAGATCGAGATCTCGGGAACGCGGGACTTCGACCGGGTCGACGAGTTGCGCGCCGAGAGCGACGCGGTCATGGTCGGGGTCGGGACGGTGCTGGCCGACGATCCGTCACTCACACTCGACGACCCCGAGCGCCAGCGGGCCCGCGAGGACCGTGGCGAGCCCGCAAATCCCGCGCGAGTCGTCGCCGACTCACAGGTCAGGACTCCGCCGGACGCCCGCGTCCTCGACGAGGCGGCACTCACCTACCTGCTGGTCAGCCAGGCGGCACTGACGGACTTCGTCACGCAGATGGAGGACGTGGGCGCGACGGTCATCGTAGCCGGCGAGGACCGCGTCGATCTGGTCACCGCACTCGCCAAGCTGGAGGGAGACGGCATCGACCAGCTGATGGTCGAGGGCGGGGGCGAGCTGATCTTCTCGCTGTTCGAGGAGGGATTGGTCGACGAACTGTCGGTGTTCGTCGGCTCGACGGTGATCGGCGGACGGGACGCCCCGACGCTGGCAGACGGCGAAGGGTTCGTCGAGGAGTTTCCGGCGCTCTCGCTCGACGGCGTCGAACGGGTAGACGACGGCGTCCTCCTCTCGTGGACGGTCACAGACGCGGCGTGA
- a CDS encoding Single-stranded DNA binding protein produces the protein MTLDEHAEELASDLGVDKEEVKEDLANLVNYSVPMDEAKQSLRRKYGDGGEGGTTPSSKDIAEISASDSNVTVTARVLTVGQRSIQYQGDEQVIFEGELADETGTISYTAWEDFGLAAGDTITAGNAGVREWDGRPELNLGESTSIERSDDPLDVPYEIGGDAELATLAPGDRGINVEVQVLEVEEKTIDGRNGETDILSGVFGDESTRLPFTDWDPHAEIEAGASIRIEDVFVREFRGAPSINVSEFSAVTPLDRTVSATENAQRMPIREAVDSGGLFDVELTGNIIEVRDGSGLIERCPECGRVVQNGQCRSHGTVDAVDDLRTKAILDDGSGTVTVVLDDELTADVYGGDLADATEHARDAMDKEVVAERIADRIVGLEYVVRGSLSVDEYGANLDATSFEASDDDPAERARTLLAEVEP, from the coding sequence ATGACACTCGACGAGCATGCCGAGGAACTCGCCTCCGACCTCGGTGTCGACAAAGAGGAGGTCAAAGAGGATCTGGCGAATCTCGTGAACTACTCCGTCCCGATGGACGAGGCAAAGCAGAGCCTCAGACGCAAGTACGGGGACGGCGGCGAGGGCGGGACGACGCCATCGAGCAAAGACATCGCCGAGATCTCGGCGAGCGATTCGAACGTCACCGTCACGGCCCGAGTGCTGACGGTCGGCCAGCGGTCGATCCAGTACCAGGGCGACGAACAGGTGATCTTCGAGGGCGAACTCGCCGACGAGACCGGGACGATCTCGTACACGGCCTGGGAGGACTTCGGACTGGCTGCCGGCGACACGATCACCGCGGGCAACGCGGGTGTCCGCGAGTGGGACGGGCGACCCGAGCTGAACCTCGGCGAGAGCACGAGCATCGAGCGATCCGACGACCCGCTGGACGTTCCCTACGAGATCGGCGGTGACGCCGAACTCGCAACGCTCGCGCCGGGCGACCGCGGGATCAACGTCGAGGTGCAGGTCCTGGAGGTCGAGGAGAAGACGATCGACGGCCGCAACGGCGAGACCGACATCCTCAGCGGCGTCTTCGGTGACGAGAGCACCCGGCTCCCGTTTACCGACTGGGACCCACACGCCGAGATCGAAGCCGGCGCGTCGATCCGCATCGAAGACGTGTTCGTCCGGGAGTTCCGGGGTGCCCCGTCGATCAACGTCTCGGAGTTCTCGGCGGTGACGCCGCTGGACCGCACGGTCTCGGCGACCGAGAACGCACAGCGGATGCCGATTCGCGAGGCCGTCGACTCCGGGGGACTCTTCGACGTCGAGCTGACCGGCAACATCATCGAAGTCCGGGACGGCTCGGGCCTGATCGAGCGGTGTCCGGAGTGTGGCCGCGTCGTCCAGAACGGGCAGTGCCGGAGCCACGGGACGGTCGACGCCGTCGACGATCTGCGGACGAAGGCGATCCTCGACGACGGCAGCGGCACCGTGACGGTCGTGCTCGACGACGAACTGACCGCCGACGTGTACGGCGGTGACCTCGCGGACGCGACCGAGCACGCTCGCGACGCGATGGACAAGGAGGTCGTCGCCGAGCGGATCGCCGACCGCATCGTCGGCCTGGAGTACGTCGTCCGCGGCTCGCTGTCGGTCGACGAGTACGGTGCGAACCTCGACGCGACCAGCTTCGAGGCGAGCGACGACGACCCGGCAGAACGTGCTCGGACGCTGCTCGCGGAGGTCGAGCCATGA